The Candidatus Koribacter versatilis Ellin345 genome has a segment encoding these proteins:
- a CDS encoding sugar phosphate nucleotidyltransferase: MIGIIPAAGAGQRIQPLGCSKELLPVGSRMIDGVERPKAVAEYLVERMIAAGAEQICMVISAEKSDIVRYFAERNYAAEIFYVVQQKPAGLCDALFRAEPFARTHRNVLIGLPDTIWFPENAYRPAVEDQKADVNLVLFPVDDPTVFDAVVCDAQNFVEKVEVKQKDAHSQWVWGAVTCTGESFHALKLLWESRHREDEYLGHLLNAYIAAGDAVRATHCGELYMDVGTLDGYHRALDYLRAKRQARVEPAA; the protein is encoded by the coding sequence ATGATCGGCATCATTCCGGCAGCGGGCGCAGGACAGAGAATTCAGCCCCTGGGCTGTTCGAAGGAGTTGTTGCCGGTCGGATCGCGGATGATCGACGGTGTGGAGCGTCCGAAGGCGGTAGCGGAGTATCTCGTAGAGCGAATGATCGCCGCGGGAGCCGAGCAGATCTGCATGGTGATTTCGGCGGAGAAGAGCGACATTGTTCGCTACTTTGCGGAGCGCAATTATGCCGCGGAGATCTTCTACGTGGTGCAGCAGAAGCCGGCGGGCTTGTGCGATGCGTTGTTTCGGGCCGAGCCGTTTGCCCGAACTCATCGCAATGTGCTGATCGGGCTACCGGACACGATCTGGTTTCCGGAGAACGCGTATCGTCCGGCGGTAGAAGACCAGAAGGCCGATGTGAATCTCGTGCTGTTCCCGGTGGACGATCCAACGGTGTTCGATGCGGTGGTGTGCGACGCCCAGAATTTCGTCGAAAAAGTGGAAGTGAAGCAGAAAGACGCGCACAGCCAATGGGTGTGGGGCGCCGTCACCTGCACGGGCGAGTCATTCCACGCGTTGAAGTTGTTATGGGAGTCGCGGCACCGCGAGGATGAATATCTCGGACACTTGTTGAATGCGTACATCGCGGCGGGCGATGCCGTGCGGGCGACGCACTGCGGCGAGCTGTATATGGATGTCGGGACGCTCGACGGCTATCATCGCGCGCTCGACTATTTGCGCGCGAAGAGGCAGGCCCGCGTCGAGCCTGCAGCCTAA
- a CDS encoding UDP-glucose dehydrogenase family protein produces the protein MNVGVYGSGYLGTVVSACLADLGMPVTCYDADTTLVMDSAQGTLRFHEKNLKEIVRRNVRADRLMYTTELESVARRAGAIFIAEDTPDEIEHIVPELAAVAQPHAVFVIVTPTPVGTTRRIETELRMRSYKQHVVVQPMFLTDGCAVEDFNWPDRLVLGTTSHDAVDVMKQIYRPIVMRGVPLIVTSYETAELVREASTAFVATKLSFINELASLCDHVKADATDLALAMGLDKKIGPRCLQPGARIGGAFVENEMNALASLAEEFGVSLKVLTAAREVNHDFSDQVMEKLTSLMPSVVGREVGILGLAFKPNTNCVAGSVSLSLARGLISRGARVRAYDPVAIPEAQRELNDVVHFCQTAYEAAEGSDALVVGTGWPEFRALDWQRVKKLLKTPVVFDTKNMLDAGRLRNMGFRYLGIGRS, from the coding sequence ATGAACGTTGGAGTTTATGGGTCGGGCTATCTTGGGACAGTTGTGTCCGCCTGCCTCGCCGATCTTGGCATGCCTGTGACCTGCTACGACGCTGACACCACTCTGGTGATGGACAGCGCGCAGGGCACTCTACGATTTCACGAAAAGAACCTCAAAGAGATCGTTCGCCGCAATGTGCGCGCGGACCGGCTGATGTACACGACGGAGCTGGAATCCGTGGCTCGGCGTGCGGGAGCGATCTTCATTGCCGAAGATACGCCGGACGAAATCGAACATATTGTTCCGGAACTGGCGGCGGTGGCGCAGCCTCACGCGGTGTTCGTCATTGTAACGCCCACGCCGGTGGGCACGACACGGCGGATCGAAACCGAGCTGCGTATGCGCAGCTACAAACAGCATGTAGTCGTGCAGCCGATGTTCCTGACCGACGGATGCGCGGTGGAAGATTTCAACTGGCCGGACCGGCTGGTGCTGGGAACGACGTCGCACGATGCGGTGGACGTGATGAAGCAAATCTACCGGCCGATCGTGATGCGCGGCGTGCCGCTGATCGTGACCTCGTATGAGACGGCGGAACTGGTGCGCGAGGCTTCGACGGCGTTCGTGGCGACGAAACTGTCGTTCATCAATGAACTGGCGAGTTTGTGCGATCACGTGAAGGCCGATGCGACAGATCTCGCGCTGGCGATGGGGTTGGACAAAAAGATCGGGCCACGATGCCTGCAGCCGGGAGCACGGATTGGCGGGGCGTTCGTGGAAAACGAGATGAATGCGCTGGCGTCACTGGCGGAAGAGTTTGGCGTCTCTCTGAAGGTGCTGACGGCAGCGCGCGAAGTGAACCACGATTTCTCGGACCAGGTGATGGAGAAGCTGACATCGCTGATGCCAAGCGTGGTGGGTCGCGAGGTCGGCATTCTCGGTCTGGCGTTCAAGCCGAACACGAATTGCGTGGCGGGATCGGTATCGCTCTCGCTGGCGCGCGGTTTGATTTCTCGCGGAGCGCGGGTACGGGCCTACGATCCGGTGGCGATTCCAGAGGCGCAGCGCGAATTGAATGACGTGGTGCACTTCTGCCAAACGGCCTACGAGGCGGCCGAGGGGAGCGATGCGCTGGTGGTAGGCACGGGCTGGCCGGAGTTCCGCGCGCTCGATTGGCAACGCGTGAAGAAACTGCTGAAAACCCCGGTGGTTTTCGACACCAAGAACATGCTGGATGCGGGCCGCCTGCGCAATATGGGCTTCCGCTACTTAGGCATTGGACGTTCCTAG
- a CDS encoding OsmC family protein, protein MQRTASAHWEGGLKDGKGSVSTASGVLKQTQYSFATRFENGAGTNPEELIAAAHAGCFSMAFSAELGKAGFTPTSIDTSATLTLDKTDAGFTITAIHLDVHAKIPNIDQAKFEEIANGAKKGCPVSRVLNATITMTAHLS, encoded by the coding sequence ATGCAAAGAACAGCAAGTGCACACTGGGAAGGTGGGCTGAAAGACGGGAAGGGATCGGTCTCGACGGCCAGCGGTGTCCTGAAACAGACGCAGTATTCCTTCGCGACACGATTTGAGAACGGCGCCGGCACGAACCCGGAGGAGTTGATTGCGGCGGCGCACGCAGGATGCTTCTCGATGGCATTCTCGGCCGAACTGGGCAAGGCAGGCTTCACGCCGACCTCGATCGATACCAGTGCCACGCTGACCCTGGACAAGACGGATGCCGGGTTCACGATTACAGCGATCCACCTGGATGTCCATGCCAAGATCCCGAACATAGACCAAGCGAAGTTCGAAGAGATCGCAAACGGCGCGAAGAAAGGCTGCCCGGTATCGCGCGTCCTCAACGCGACGATCACGATGACGGCGCATCTGTCCTAA
- a CDS encoding TolC family protein has translation MFKLNSQLITGLTLALCALVEASAQTNPAQSPMPTQSTDPPTITLQDAIALAQKSEPGYATAVADHVVAAADRTIARSALLPQVQYNNQMIYTQPARLAHSSEIPPGAGQLPRFIANNAVHEYVSQGLVSETIGLSGIAAYEKSNAAAALAAAKLEVARRGLVVTVVRRYYDALAADRKLIVAADAAKEGNRFYELTTKLEQGREVAHADVVKAHIEQQQRQRELADVKAEAERARLELGVLLFPDPRSPYLLEQKLNNVPALPDRAEFQAQAEKNNVDLRAAMASLRVAEHDVTAAKAGFLPDLSVEYGYGIDAEQFAVNSPDGFRNLGYAISGTVKIPVWDWFATPARVKQSKIRRTQAHVELTAAQRQLIADIEESYTEAQTAHASLDSLEQSSNDTAESLRLTDLRYRAGESTVLEVVDAENTFVQAQNAHVDGAVRYAVALSNLQTLTGSLPQ, from the coding sequence ATGTTCAAACTGAATTCCCAACTCATTACCGGGCTTACGCTAGCCTTGTGTGCATTGGTCGAGGCGAGTGCCCAGACGAATCCCGCGCAGTCCCCAATGCCGACGCAGAGCACGGACCCACCGACCATCACTTTGCAGGATGCAATAGCCTTAGCTCAGAAAAGTGAGCCAGGCTATGCCACGGCGGTGGCCGACCACGTGGTAGCGGCTGCCGATCGCACAATCGCAAGGTCTGCGCTCCTGCCGCAAGTGCAATACAACAACCAGATGATTTACACACAACCGGCTCGCCTCGCGCACTCAAGCGAAATCCCTCCGGGTGCCGGACAGCTTCCCAGGTTCATTGCAAATAATGCAGTCCACGAATACGTGAGCCAGGGCCTTGTGAGCGAGACGATTGGACTGAGTGGGATAGCAGCTTACGAGAAGAGTAATGCTGCTGCCGCCCTCGCAGCGGCCAAACTCGAAGTTGCCCGGCGTGGGCTGGTGGTAACGGTGGTTCGCCGTTATTACGACGCCTTAGCCGCCGACCGCAAACTCATTGTGGCAGCGGACGCCGCAAAGGAGGGCAACCGCTTCTACGAATTGACGACAAAGTTGGAACAGGGCCGTGAAGTAGCGCACGCGGACGTGGTCAAGGCCCACATTGAGCAGCAGCAGCGGCAGCGTGAACTCGCGGATGTTAAGGCGGAAGCTGAGAGAGCGCGACTGGAGTTGGGAGTCCTCCTCTTTCCGGATCCCCGCTCGCCGTATTTATTGGAGCAGAAACTGAACAATGTACCTGCTTTACCTGATCGCGCGGAATTTCAGGCACAGGCCGAAAAGAACAATGTTGATCTGCGTGCGGCCATGGCTTCACTCCGTGTTGCGGAGCACGATGTGACCGCCGCGAAGGCAGGATTTCTACCAGATTTGTCCGTCGAGTATGGCTATGGCATCGACGCCGAGCAGTTTGCGGTCAACAGTCCGGACGGCTTCCGTAACCTCGGCTACGCGATCTCCGGCACGGTCAAAATTCCCGTATGGGATTGGTTTGCGACGCCGGCACGGGTGAAACAGAGCAAGATCCGGAGGACACAAGCGCACGTGGAACTCACGGCCGCCCAGAGGCAGTTGATTGCGGATATCGAGGAGTCGTACACCGAGGCTCAAACCGCTCACGCATCTCTGGATTCGTTGGAGCAAAGCTCGAACGATACTGCCGAGAGTCTCCGCCTCACCGATCTGCGGTATCGTGCCGGAGAATCGACGGTGCTTGAGGTTGTGGATGCCGAAAACACTTTTGTTCAAGCCCAGAACGCACACGTGGATGGAGCCGTGCGATACGCCGTCGCTTTATCCAATCTTCAAACGCTGACGGGGAGCCTACCGCAATGA
- a CDS encoding CgeB family protein produces the protein MQITIFGLTISSSWGNGHATPYRALVRALHHLGHSVTFYEKDVPYYACHRDMAELPYCELVLYPEWSIVRHFALKQAAESDVVIVASYCPEGARIADEVLGLRRPLKVFYDLDTPVTLANFQSQGKTEYLEPRQITEFDLVLSFTGGKALRRLETEFHAQLARPLYGCVDADSYHRVPASPALLCDLSYMGTYAPDRQEKLDALFLEPSRRSLGMHFLLAGSLYPWGWSWGENVKKLDHVAPSDHPALYSSSCATLNITRRDMAESGYCPSGRFFEAAACECPILTDTWEGLETFFTDDEIVRVHNADEVLTAMRADLREHARRARQRTLDGHSGMRRAQQMLAYFDEAVARGRRARTEVA, from the coding sequence TTGCAGATCACAATCTTTGGGCTGACCATTTCATCCTCGTGGGGCAATGGCCACGCGACGCCTTATCGCGCCCTGGTGCGGGCGCTGCATCACCTCGGTCACAGCGTCACGTTTTATGAAAAAGATGTGCCGTATTACGCGTGCCATCGCGATATGGCCGAGTTGCCCTATTGCGAGTTGGTGCTGTATCCGGAGTGGTCGATTGTCCGCCACTTCGCGCTGAAACAGGCGGCGGAATCCGATGTGGTGATCGTGGCGAGTTATTGCCCCGAGGGTGCACGGATAGCGGACGAAGTGCTGGGATTGCGGCGGCCACTGAAGGTGTTTTACGACCTCGATACTCCAGTGACGCTGGCCAACTTTCAGTCGCAAGGCAAGACCGAGTATCTCGAGCCACGACAGATCACGGAATTTGACCTCGTTCTGTCGTTCACTGGTGGGAAGGCACTACGACGACTGGAGACCGAATTCCACGCGCAGTTGGCGCGGCCGCTATATGGATGCGTGGACGCCGATAGCTATCATCGTGTTCCGGCGTCGCCCGCGCTGCTGTGCGATCTGAGTTACATGGGGACGTACGCACCGGACCGGCAGGAGAAGCTTGACGCTCTTTTCCTGGAGCCGTCGCGGCGGTCGCTGGGCATGCATTTCCTCCTCGCTGGAAGTCTGTATCCGTGGGGATGGAGTTGGGGTGAGAATGTAAAGAAGCTGGACCACGTTGCGCCGAGCGATCATCCGGCGCTGTACTCGTCGTCGTGCGCAACGCTGAACATTACGCGCAGAGACATGGCGGAGTCGGGGTACTGTCCGTCGGGACGGTTTTTCGAGGCCGCGGCGTGCGAGTGCCCGATTCTGACGGACACGTGGGAAGGGCTGGAGACGTTCTTCACCGACGACGAGATCGTGCGCGTGCACAATGCAGATGAAGTTCTTACCGCAATGCGAGCGGATTTGCGTGAGCACGCGCGGCGCGCGCGGCAGCGAACGCTTGACGGACACAGCGGCATGCGTCGGGCGCAGCAGATGCTCGCGTACTTTGACGAAGCCGTCGCACGCGGCCGGCGCGCACGAACGGAGGTCGCATGA
- a CDS encoding efflux RND transporter periplasmic adaptor subunit encodes MKTLLLFATTSLFLLAGCSKQEKAPTPEVEVQAEAVAAHEITLHVQGDAVLFALQQAAITPKVSAPVRKFFVQRGARVHRGQLLARLESRDVSAAAEDARGGFQQAESSYKTATQAAVPEEYQKAELDYEQAKTNLDVQQKIFDARQKLFQEGAIPGRDLDTARLNLVQAQSQFNEASKHLESAKAVTREQSMRNAEGQLQSARGKLQVAEASVSYTEIRSPIDGVVTDRPFFDGEMTTPGTPLITVMETSSLLAKAHLPQAEAQQLKPGDDATVTVQGLEKPVPGKVTMVSPALDPGSTTVEVWVKVENKEGALKPGTAARVAIAARTLKDALTIPSSAVLKDDSGKAFVMVVENAMARKRDVQIGITDGDDVQIVEGLKAGEQVITTGSFGLDDKTKVKVVAAEKASDSADDKKSEGKD; translated from the coding sequence ATGAAGACCCTGTTGCTGTTCGCGACTACGTCGCTATTTTTGCTGGCCGGCTGCAGCAAGCAAGAGAAGGCGCCTACCCCCGAAGTTGAAGTACAGGCCGAGGCTGTCGCAGCCCATGAGATCACCTTGCACGTTCAGGGCGACGCCGTACTATTCGCGTTACAGCAGGCCGCGATCACTCCGAAGGTAAGTGCACCAGTGCGGAAGTTCTTCGTACAGCGTGGTGCGAGAGTGCATCGTGGACAACTGCTGGCCCGCCTGGAATCGCGCGATGTAAGCGCCGCGGCGGAGGATGCGCGTGGAGGCTTTCAACAGGCGGAGTCGTCGTACAAGACAGCTACCCAAGCCGCGGTGCCTGAGGAATACCAAAAGGCTGAACTCGACTACGAACAGGCCAAAACAAACCTCGACGTTCAGCAGAAGATATTCGATGCACGACAGAAGCTCTTCCAGGAAGGGGCGATTCCCGGCCGCGACCTCGATACAGCGCGCCTGAACCTCGTCCAGGCGCAGAGCCAATTCAACGAGGCCTCCAAGCACCTGGAATCTGCTAAGGCAGTTACTCGTGAACAGTCAATGCGGAACGCCGAAGGCCAACTACAGTCAGCGCGCGGAAAGCTGCAAGTGGCCGAAGCCTCAGTCAGCTACACCGAGATTCGCAGTCCGATTGATGGCGTGGTCACGGATCGTCCTTTCTTCGACGGTGAAATGACGACACCCGGGACGCCGCTGATCACGGTGATGGAAACTTCGTCGCTGCTTGCCAAAGCGCATCTACCTCAGGCGGAAGCGCAACAGCTGAAACCTGGTGATGACGCGACGGTGACGGTGCAGGGACTTGAAAAACCAGTTCCAGGAAAAGTGACGATGGTTAGCCCCGCGCTCGATCCTGGAAGCACAACTGTGGAAGTTTGGGTGAAGGTCGAGAACAAAGAGGGTGCACTGAAGCCGGGAACGGCGGCTCGCGTCGCGATTGCGGCGCGAACCTTGAAGGACGCTCTGACCATTCCGAGTTCGGCCGTTCTAAAGGACGACTCAGGCAAAGCGTTCGTAATGGTGGTTGAGAATGCGATGGCTCGCAAACGCGATGTCCAGATCGGTATAACCGATGGCGACGACGTTCAGATCGTCGAAGGGTTGAAAGCGGGCGAGCAGGTCATTACCACGGGTTCATTCGGTCTCGACGATAAGACTAAAGTCAAAGTCGTCGCGGCCGAGAAGGCATCCGATAGCGCAGATGATAAGAAGTCAGAGGGCAAAGATTAA
- a CDS encoding efflux RND transporter permease subunit, with amino-acid sequence MPGFFENLRERWNRSTAPSQQNAEASPTAKQEENHIWISRNLSTILFVTIVLCVAGIYSTFSVPISVFPETDFPRVVIGVDNGVMPVEQMQVTITKPIEDAVNSVPGLQTVRSTTSRGQAEVSLFFDWNEDMFHTLQLVDAALGKVQQELPPTARLTTNRLTFATFPILGYSLTSNTVSQERLWEIATYDLKPPLNRLPGVSTVVVQGGDVPEFHIVPDPAKLISTGVTITDLSDAVKKSNVIDSPGLYEANHQLVLGLVGGQVHDAAGLAAVAVKITTAGVPVHIGDVASVQQAAQPKYTIVTANGKSAVLINIARQPSSNTVAVADEVAAEMAVLKRNLPRGVDVQPFYDQSSLVREAIKSVRDAIVIGLVLATIIIVLFLRDWRSSLVAGLVIPVTLLVTILFLRFTGQSFNLMTLGGLAAAIGLVIDDAIVVVENIVLHRDSGQGRIEAVRSAIREITVPLIGSTITPIVVFLPLIGVTGVTGSFFRALALTMTVSLLTSLALALTWTPSLSLIILRARPQRKDVSSDEDPHGHGPWMGKVIAWHRRALELALRFPARLLLICGGMVLLGIIGYAKLGTDQLPEMDEGGFILDYTMPAGSSLSETDRVLRHVEEILKAAPEVESTSRRTGLQMGLAAVTEANYGDFTVKLKDKRSRGIDEIMADIREEILKTEPELDVEFTQVLQDMINDLANAPEPIYIKVFNPDPAILSQVAPRIADTIKAVPGVVDVLNGVDNTISGPATNFQVNPAAAARMGFTAEEVSTDAAAIIEGVNTETPIIQNARPYAVRIRYAAEHRANFDAITNTIINSSTGKIATLGSVATVQQLPPQNEIRRENLQREVNVTAKLEGSDLGGAIKRVQTAVAGLHLPPNIRLQYGGTYEEQQKSFRELFQVLLLSLALVFAVLLTEFRDFWAPTAILMSSALSVIGVIVALLITGTTFNVSSFMGLIMVIGIVAKNGILLIDADQRFRREGMSPYDAMVNASKRRLRPIAMTALAATTGMLPLAFALGAGSQMLQPLAIAVIGGITISLFLSLIVTPTMYFLLTRHKAH; translated from the coding sequence ATGCCCGGCTTCTTCGAGAACCTGCGCGAGCGCTGGAATCGCTCGACTGCTCCGTCGCAACAAAACGCCGAAGCATCTCCAACTGCGAAACAAGAAGAGAACCATATCTGGATTTCGCGAAATCTCTCGACGATCCTGTTCGTAACGATCGTTCTCTGTGTCGCCGGGATCTATTCGACGTTTTCAGTGCCGATATCGGTTTTCCCGGAGACGGACTTCCCGCGTGTTGTGATCGGCGTCGACAACGGTGTTATGCCCGTTGAGCAGATGCAAGTCACTATTACAAAACCGATCGAAGACGCGGTGAACAGCGTTCCGGGTCTGCAAACCGTGCGCTCAACAACCAGCCGCGGCCAGGCTGAAGTCAGCCTCTTCTTCGATTGGAATGAAGACATGTTCCACACTTTGCAGCTAGTGGACGCCGCACTGGGCAAGGTGCAACAGGAGTTGCCGCCGACAGCACGACTCACCACGAACCGGCTGACGTTCGCCACTTTCCCAATTCTCGGATACAGCCTGACGTCGAACACAGTCTCTCAAGAGCGCCTGTGGGAGATCGCAACCTACGATCTCAAGCCGCCCCTGAATCGGCTGCCCGGCGTTAGCACCGTGGTCGTACAGGGCGGAGATGTCCCTGAGTTCCATATTGTGCCGGATCCCGCAAAATTGATCTCGACCGGCGTGACGATTACGGATCTTTCCGATGCAGTGAAAAAGAGCAACGTCATTGATTCGCCGGGTTTGTACGAAGCAAACCATCAGTTGGTACTCGGGCTCGTCGGCGGGCAGGTCCACGACGCAGCGGGACTGGCAGCCGTTGCGGTCAAGATAACGACCGCTGGAGTCCCGGTACACATCGGCGACGTCGCCTCTGTGCAGCAAGCCGCCCAGCCGAAGTACACCATCGTTACAGCGAATGGAAAGTCGGCAGTACTGATCAATATCGCGCGCCAGCCATCGAGCAATACTGTAGCGGTCGCCGACGAAGTCGCGGCTGAGATGGCGGTCTTGAAGCGGAACCTGCCGCGCGGGGTAGATGTACAACCGTTCTACGACCAATCCTCACTGGTGCGCGAAGCTATTAAAAGCGTACGGGATGCCATTGTGATCGGCCTCGTTCTGGCCACGATCATCATCGTTCTCTTCCTTCGAGATTGGCGCTCTTCGCTCGTCGCGGGACTCGTAATCCCGGTGACCTTGCTCGTCACAATCCTCTTCTTACGGTTCACCGGGCAGAGCTTCAACCTCATGACCCTCGGAGGACTTGCGGCTGCAATCGGACTGGTGATTGACGATGCAATCGTCGTCGTAGAGAACATCGTGCTGCATCGCGATTCCGGGCAGGGGCGCATTGAAGCGGTCCGGAGCGCGATCCGTGAGATCACAGTGCCGTTAATCGGATCCACAATCACGCCCATCGTGGTCTTCCTGCCTCTGATCGGTGTTACGGGCGTGACCGGTTCTTTCTTCCGTGCGCTAGCACTGACGATGACGGTTTCCCTGCTCACGTCCCTTGCACTCGCTCTCACCTGGACACCGAGCCTAAGTCTGATCATCCTGCGCGCCCGTCCGCAGCGAAAAGATGTGAGTTCGGATGAAGATCCACATGGTCACGGACCTTGGATGGGAAAAGTCATTGCGTGGCATCGGAGAGCGCTCGAGCTTGCACTGCGCTTCCCGGCCCGACTACTGCTGATCTGCGGCGGGATGGTCTTGCTCGGGATCATTGGATACGCAAAGCTCGGAACCGACCAGCTTCCTGAGATGGACGAAGGTGGCTTCATTCTCGATTACACCATGCCAGCCGGTTCCTCGTTATCGGAGACCGACCGTGTTTTGCGCCACGTTGAAGAAATCCTGAAAGCGGCTCCAGAAGTGGAAAGCACCTCTCGCCGTACGGGTTTGCAGATGGGATTGGCCGCGGTGACGGAAGCCAATTACGGCGATTTCACCGTGAAGCTGAAAGACAAGAGAAGCCGAGGGATTGACGAAATCATGGCGGACATCCGGGAGGAGATTCTCAAGACCGAGCCGGAACTCGATGTCGAGTTCACCCAGGTTTTGCAGGACATGATTAATGACCTGGCGAATGCTCCCGAACCCATCTACATCAAAGTATTCAATCCGGATCCGGCTATCTTGTCGCAAGTTGCCCCCAGGATCGCAGACACCATCAAGGCCGTGCCGGGAGTCGTTGATGTCTTGAACGGAGTGGACAATACGATCAGCGGCCCGGCCACAAATTTCCAGGTCAATCCCGCGGCTGCAGCAAGAATGGGTTTCACTGCTGAAGAAGTGTCAACGGACGCCGCTGCGATCATCGAAGGCGTAAATACGGAGACGCCGATCATCCAGAATGCGAGACCTTACGCAGTACGAATACGCTATGCGGCGGAACACCGCGCCAACTTCGATGCCATAACGAACACAATCATCAACAGCTCAACGGGCAAGATCGCGACTCTCGGTTCGGTCGCCACCGTACAGCAGTTACCGCCCCAGAACGAAATCCGCCGGGAGAACCTGCAGCGAGAGGTGAACGTCACTGCGAAGCTGGAAGGGTCCGATCTCGGTGGAGCGATCAAGCGGGTACAGACCGCCGTTGCGGGACTTCACTTGCCTCCGAATATTCGCTTGCAGTACGGGGGAACCTACGAAGAACAACAGAAATCGTTTCGAGAGCTTTTCCAGGTACTGCTTCTCTCTCTGGCATTAGTGTTCGCAGTTCTCTTAACGGAGTTCCGCGATTTCTGGGCACCCACTGCAATCTTGATGTCCTCGGCTTTGTCGGTGATAGGAGTTATCGTTGCGCTACTCATAACCGGAACCACATTTAACGTGTCCTCGTTTATGGGGCTCATTATGGTGATCGGAATCGTAGCCAAGAATGGCATTCTTCTGATCGATGCCGATCAGCGCTTTCGACGGGAAGGAATGTCTCCCTACGACGCAATGGTGAATGCAAGCAAACGTCGCTTGCGTCCGATTGCGATGACGGCGCTCGCTGCGACTACTGGCATGCTGCCCTTGGCTTTCGCTCTGGGCGCCGGATCGCAGATGCTGCAGCCGCTCGCCATCGCCGTGATCGGCGGAATTACGATTTCTCTTTTTCTCTCCCTCATTGTTACGCCAACAATGTACTTCCTGCTCACACGGCATAAAGCCCACTAA
- a CDS encoding sensor histidine kinase, translated as MKQLPIRIRLTLWYAGIFTLALVAFGSSVWVLVRERLNDEVQDQLELRVAGVQRFMAAQSSGATLEDMRRALEEEYETEDHAVWLQVLDQDGNWMFRARGMADTFPSPSLPRELSPKGRISTGRDGRFHVLMLQKAVSVQDRLYTIEAGASTNGIHHTLEQLRNVFLFLVPCFVLIAAVGSYYFSRRALRSVDEITAMARSIHERNLNQRLPPLQTNDELQRLSDTLNEMLSRIEAAFTRTRQFTADASHELRTPLSLIRTEAELALRKTRTEEEYRNALGHVLAESERTTELIESLLTLARTDSGAEIIQLVPLQTNTFLRHCTEEWAQVMGEARLRLEVALPSEETWVSADERLLRRLMVVLLDNARKYTPESGYVRVFAELTDREVTVGVQDNGCGIQAEHLPRIFDRFYRVDKARSRGEGGAGLGLSLAKWIAGQHKTEIHVESTPGAGSTFSFRLARVANNTANSASPSLDIENSRVIG; from the coding sequence ATGAAACAACTCCCCATCCGGATCCGGCTAACACTTTGGTACGCCGGCATTTTCACCCTGGCTCTTGTGGCCTTCGGCTCTTCGGTGTGGGTCCTGGTGAGAGAGCGCCTGAATGACGAGGTGCAGGACCAATTGGAGCTGCGGGTTGCGGGAGTGCAACGCTTCATGGCCGCGCAGAGCTCTGGAGCAACGCTGGAAGACATGCGCCGGGCATTGGAAGAGGAATACGAAACAGAAGACCATGCCGTGTGGCTGCAAGTCCTCGACCAGGATGGTAACTGGATGTTTCGGGCGCGTGGCATGGCAGACACCTTTCCATCCCCCAGTCTGCCTCGAGAGCTATCGCCGAAAGGCCGCATTTCAACAGGCCGGGATGGTCGTTTTCACGTGCTCATGCTGCAAAAGGCAGTTTCGGTTCAAGATCGCTTGTATACGATCGAGGCAGGAGCATCGACTAACGGAATTCATCACACTCTCGAACAGCTCCGAAATGTGTTCCTGTTCCTCGTCCCATGTTTCGTTCTAATCGCTGCCGTCGGCAGCTACTACTTTTCGCGACGCGCGCTGCGTTCTGTTGATGAGATCACAGCGATGGCCCGCTCGATCCACGAGCGGAACCTCAACCAGCGTCTACCTCCTCTGCAAACCAACGACGAACTGCAGCGCCTATCAGACACTCTCAACGAGATGCTGTCGCGAATCGAGGCCGCGTTCACTCGAACGCGGCAATTCACGGCAGACGCATCGCATGAACTCCGAACCCCACTTAGCCTCATTCGCACGGAGGCCGAATTGGCGTTGCGCAAGACCCGCACTGAAGAGGAGTATCGCAATGCCCTTGGACATGTCCTCGCGGAATCGGAACGGACAACTGAGTTGATCGAAAGTCTGCTGACCCTGGCACGTACCGATTCAGGAGCAGAAATCATTCAGTTAGTGCCTTTGCAAACAAATACGTTCCTGAGGCACTGCACTGAGGAGTGGGCGCAAGTAATGGGAGAGGCGCGACTCCGCCTGGAGGTTGCGCTTCCGAGTGAAGAGACATGGGTGTCGGCTGATGAACGACTATTGCGGCGGCTGATGGTCGTGTTACTTGACAATGCGAGGAAATACACTCCGGAATCTGGATACGTCCGCGTGTTCGCGGAGCTGACCGATCGCGAAGTGACGGTTGGAGTGCAAGACAACGGTTGCGGTATCCAAGCCGAGCACCTTCCACGCATCTTCGATCGCTTTTATCGCGTCGACAAAGCAAGAAGTCGCGGAGAGGGCGGAGCAGGCCTGGGCCTCTCCCTCGCGAAATGGATTGCAGGACAACATAAAACGGAGATACACGTCGAGAGCACTCCGGGAGCGGGGTCTACCTTCTCTTTTCGGCTGGCACGGGTTGCGAATAACACAGCGAACTCGGCTTCGCCATCGCTCGACATAGAAAATTCTCGAGTAATTGGCTAA